DNA sequence from the Sinorhizobium sp. RAC02 genome:
TCATCGGAGCAGCATCGAGCGGTGGTCGGGCGATAGCTCGAAGCGACCGCGGCGCCTCATCAAGAGCGGCGCGCTGGGGTTCTATGTCGAGACCGACGATGCTTGCCTTTCTCGAACACGGGCCTATCCGGCAATGGGGGCACTCCATAATCACAATGAAGGTGCCAGCGAGTTGCTGCCAGGCTTTGTACTCGGCCGTCTTCGTTCGGCCTCCTGCCTTCTTATTGACAAAGAGACCGTTGATGGACGCATGGGAAGAGCGATGCGGATCATGCGGCCGCCTCTGAAAAAATTCGACCTTCCGACCGCGACCAATCTTGAAACCGAAAAAGTTCGAAAATACATTTCCGGCCGGCGCACGATTCCGACGCCACCCTTGTTGATCACCAACGTTTTCAGTGAGGTAGAGATGAACTCGAAGGTATTTGATAAGCCCGTCTATCTGAAGGAACGCAGGGAACTCATCCGAGAGATAACGTGCTTGGAAGACGCCATCGACTTTCTGGAAGAATGGCCGGAAAGAGATCGTGACATCGTGCACGATGCGGCCCTTAAGACCTGCTACATGGCCTTTGACGGTCACAAACCCGTAAAGATCGGACGCGATGCCATCCGCTCCTTTGGGGAAAAGAAGGGCATACTGGTGAAATCCCCCGGCGTCATGCCGTGGATGATCCGTTCGCGTTCCGGCGGCGGGCGCTTGTCCGCGTAGAGTCTGTAACGATTGGGAGAGGCTGCGATCGCGGCCTCTCTTCCCAAATGGCCAGTTCATGCTGCCACCTCGCCCGCCGATTGGAACTTTTCCGCGCCGGCCGAAGTTGGTTTCGTGACAAGGAGACCAGCATGGCCATTGCCCCAATCGATCCTACGCCCAAGCAACCGCCGGATGTCATTCCTGATCTGCCGCCGGATTTGCCCGAGCCGCCCATCAAGGAACCGGACCCGGACGTCCTTCCGGACGAATTGCCGAACCCTAACCCGGATGAAGGCAATGACTTGCCGAGGAAGCTTCGTAAGCGTCCGGTGAAGCTCCCTTTGAGATTTCCCACGAACGCCTGAAGTTACCTTGACCTGCCCCTGAACTTTCATCCGGCAGCGATTAGAGCCTCGGCGGTTTTGAACCGCCCCAAGTTTCTGGACCAGCGGAGGGTAGAGTTTTCCGGCCTATCTCAGGGAAGCGGGCTGGCGGCGCTTCCCGGATTCATCAGCGAAATCGGTACCTTGTTGCCGATCGCACCATGGGGTCGAAACTCATTATAGTCTCTGCGCCAATCCTCCATCTTTTCGCGGGCGTCCGCAAGGGTCAGGAACCAATGCTGGTTCAGGCACTCCGCTCGGAAGCGGCCGTTGAAGGCTTCGATAAAAGCATTGTCCGTGGGTTTAAACCCGCCCCAGTCTACCAAGGAAAGGACACTGCTTTCAGACCCGGGGGCTTTGGAGACCAGCCTCAGAGTGGCTTTTGGCTCCGAGGAGCATCTGAGTTCGATTGGCGGCGGGGTTACACGTCAGAAAATGTGCATCAGGGCCACTGTCGGTGCAACCCCGGCCAACTCTCGTTGCAAATGGGCAGTCAGGCTCGATCGTAGGTGAAGGATGTCAGCAAGGTCGTCACGAAGTTGCTGGCCCTTTCCTTGACAAGCACTTCGGTCCATTCATCGCTTTCTCGAAGTCTGAGATCGGTATAGATGCTGTCGACGGCGGCTTCTTCGATACGTTTGATATGTGCCTTGAAATTTGCCTCGCCGCCAGCGTGGTACATGTCGCGAATGACCATGCGCAGAATTTCCTGGATTGCGATTTGCCACGCCGTGTTGATCGCCTGGAGCTCGGTCGCATTCGGTGCCATTGGGGCTCCTTTCTTTGAAGTGGAGCCCTAATAAGGGCGTCATGGATTAGGTTGGTTCAGGCAAAGGCTAGGCTTGCCTTGCCTTGCGGTTGGCGTAGCGTCTGTCGCGTTCGGCCTTTCGCAGCGCTTCATCTTCGACCACCCTCGTTATCCGGGCTTTTTCGGCGCGCTCCCGCGCTTCGGTTTCAGCGGCTACCGCGGCCTCAGCGGCTGCCTGCCGCTCCGCGGCCTCGATCTCGATACGCGTCTGCTCCTCAAGCTTCACGCGCTCGCGTTCAACACGTCGTTCTTCACGAGCGTTGGAAATGGCTGTGCGTTCCGCCTGCCTTGCGATCCTGGCAGGTTCTGCCGCGGCCTTTGCCGCACGGTAAGCATTGAGCAGAGCGGCTTTGGCCTCACCGGATGAGGAGCGGCGGTCGGCGACTTCGTTGTTTCTGGCGTTCTTCATTCTTATCCCGATCTTGAGTGGCGTAGCGATCAGCACGACTTGGCGCGTTTGGCAATGAGATTGGATGTCGCGGACATGCGGTCGGCCAATTCCTTGGCAAGACGCGCCTCTCGCAGCCTGACGGTCTTGGCATCCCGCACCCGAGTAACCGAATCCAGCTCTTCTACCGCGTTGTTTTTGGCAAAGAACTGCGTCTGCTCGTTGCTAAAGGCGATCTCCGCCTGCTGGCGGGATTTACTGTGTGTTTCTGTCATGGAACCTCAATGGAGTTCGGCTGGCAACCGAAACGAAAAAGGCCAGGCAAAACGCCTGGCCTCGATGAAACAGCTTCCGGCAGTGCCAGTACATCCGTGGTCAAAGGGAAGCGAATCTCAACTATGCCGACTGCAGATTGGTCGCCGACATCTTGCCCGACTTGTTGTCGCGCTCGAGTTCGAAGCCGATCTTCTGGCCTTCGACGAGTTCGCGCATTCCGGCGCGCTCGACAGCGGAGATGTGAACGAACGCGTCAGCGCCGCCATTGTCAGGCTGGATGAAGCCGAAGCCCTTGGTGGAGTTAAACCATTTTACTGTGCCAGTGGTCATGACGAACCCTTTCAAAGCATAGAATGAGGGCCCGCGGAAGCAATGCTTCGCGGACGGTGATACGACTATTTTTGAGAGAGAAGGTTCGAATAGAGCGCGGTGCCAATCGCGCGGTAGACAAAGCTCGGCAAGCAAAAGATCGATAACGCATCTATAGGGTATTGAGATTACCACGTCAACGATTAGTTTTTGCTGGGCGCCGCCTCATCCATAGGTTGCCCCATCTAAATGAGTCATCAGATTCCTGAAAAAGACATGCTGCGGTAACCATATCGAAGCCGCTGGGTTCC
Encoded proteins:
- a CDS encoding cold-shock protein, which translates into the protein MTTGTVKWFNSTKGFGFIQPDNGGADAFVHISAVERAGMRELVEGQKIGFELERDNKSGKMSATNLQSA
- a CDS encoding DUF982 domain-containing protein, with protein sequence MNSKVFDKPVYLKERRELIREITCLEDAIDFLEEWPERDRDIVHDAALKTCYMAFDGHKPVKIGRDAIRSFGEKKGILVKSPGVMPWMIRSRSGGGRLSA
- a CDS encoding DUF6481 family protein, producing MKNARNNEVADRRSSSGEAKAALLNAYRAAKAAAEPARIARQAERTAISNAREERRVERERVKLEEQTRIEIEAAERQAAAEAAVAAETEARERAEKARITRVVEDEALRKAERDRRYANRKARQA